A genome region from Leifsonia sp. Root112D2 includes the following:
- a CDS encoding carbohydrate ABC transporter permease — MAVTTLTPAPLRAPRVRARKRDEWGSPVVYFISLVFIAGCLGPVLYIVLGGFRDNSQITSSPAGLPSPWRIDNYLNVLTGSTFWQEIGNSAIVGLATTFGVVALGLMVSFVLARYRFRGRGAMYSLFAAGLMFPLTVAITPLYILVKNLGLMNNLGGVILPQIAFGLPTTVIILVPFLRAIPDEIEEAASIDGASRLGFFFRMVLPLSVPGVVTTGILAFIGSWNSYLLPLFILNDQATFTLPLGVQAFASQYSVDTAKVLAFTSLSMIPALIFFAIFQRRIVGGLTGAVKG, encoded by the coding sequence ATGGCCGTCACGACGCTCACCCCTGCCCCCCTCCGGGCGCCGCGCGTGCGAGCTCGCAAGCGTGACGAGTGGGGAAGCCCGGTCGTCTACTTCATCTCGCTGGTGTTCATCGCGGGTTGCCTCGGTCCGGTGCTCTACATCGTGTTGGGCGGATTCCGCGACAATTCGCAGATCACCTCATCGCCCGCCGGATTGCCGAGCCCCTGGCGCATCGACAACTACCTGAACGTGCTGACGGGCTCGACGTTCTGGCAGGAGATCGGCAACTCCGCGATAGTCGGTCTCGCGACGACCTTCGGTGTTGTCGCTCTGGGGTTGATGGTGAGTTTTGTGCTTGCGCGCTACAGGTTCCGCGGGCGCGGCGCGATGTACTCCCTGTTCGCTGCCGGGCTGATGTTCCCGCTGACGGTTGCCATCACGCCGCTCTATATCCTCGTGAAGAATCTTGGGCTGATGAACAACCTGGGCGGTGTCATCCTGCCGCAGATCGCCTTCGGGCTGCCCACCACGGTGATCATTCTCGTACCGTTCCTCAGGGCCATTCCCGATGAAATTGAGGAGGCGGCGTCGATCGACGGCGCGAGCCGCCTCGGTTTCTTCTTTCGCATGGTTCTTCCGCTGTCGGTTCCCGGCGTCGTGACCACCGGCATCCTCGCGTTCATCGGCAGCTGGAACAGCTACCTGCTTCCGCTGTTCATCCTGAATGATCAGGCGACGTTCACCCTGCCGCTCGGCGTGCAGGCCTTTGCATCGCAGTATTCTGTCGATACGGCAAAAGTTCTGGCATTCACGTCACTGTCGATGATTCCGGCCCTGATCTTCTTCGCGATATTCCAACGTCGCATCGTCGGCGGATTGACCGGCGCGGTCAAGGGGTGA
- a CDS encoding beta-glucosidase family protein — MPDASQRVRALLAQMTLEEKLAQIVGYWLDQNGVAAPMQREMAAGQRPSGDLAEVTRHGLGQYTRVYGTRPVEPAERAEWLWGEQRRLKRETRLGIPALVHEECLTGLAAWKAATFPTPLAWGAAFDPELVGEMARAIGDSMKQLGIHQGLAPVLDVVRDPRWGRVDECIGEDPYLVGTVGTAYVRGLQDAGVHATLKHFLGYSASTSGRNHAPVRAGSREIADVFLPPFEMAILDGGARSVMNSYTDIDGVPMAANGEYFTELLRERLGFDGVVVADYFAVSFLEVMHAVAANRGEAAALALEAGIDIELPTGDAYLQPLADRIRAGDFDEAYVDRAVLRALTQKEQLGLLDADAYEDDPPSEIDLDSPRHRELARRLAEESVVLLSNDGVLPLGARESPLTKLAVIGPNAHRAEALQGCYSFANHVLAGHPDLPLGFTIPTVLEALPDAFGAASLAMPEIVYAEGCTVEDDDESGFAAAVQAAAAAELAIVVVGDQAGLFGRGTVGEGNDSDSLELPGVQRRLVEAVVATGTPVVMVMLTGRPYAVGWALDGAGARPSAVLQAFFPGEGGGLAIADIITGRVNPSGRLPVSMPRSTGAQPYSYLHPILGGPSDVTATDSTPLRPFGFGLSYTSFGYSELEVQASTPAGGVFSACVTVTNTGHTRGSDTVQLYGHDVQGSITRPVAQLLGYARVQLDAGASVRLEFSVPTTRFAFSDRRMVKIVEPGDVQVWVASHAEASARADAADASAGAIVSERPATARTIAGSATPRATLSITGHVHEVTTADLRAVSVRAHAGAVAVPQ; from the coding sequence ATGCCGGATGCGTCTCAGCGCGTGCGCGCGCTGCTTGCGCAGATGACCCTCGAGGAGAAGCTGGCCCAGATCGTGGGCTACTGGCTCGACCAGAACGGTGTGGCGGCGCCAATGCAGCGCGAGATGGCGGCGGGCCAGAGGCCGTCGGGCGACCTCGCCGAGGTGACCCGCCACGGGCTCGGGCAGTACACGCGGGTCTACGGCACGCGCCCGGTCGAGCCCGCGGAGCGCGCGGAGTGGTTGTGGGGTGAGCAGCGGCGTCTCAAACGCGAGACGAGGCTGGGCATCCCCGCCCTCGTGCACGAGGAATGCCTGACCGGTCTTGCCGCGTGGAAGGCGGCGACCTTCCCGACGCCGCTGGCCTGGGGCGCCGCATTCGACCCCGAGCTGGTCGGCGAGATGGCGCGTGCCATCGGCGATTCCATGAAGCAGCTCGGCATTCACCAGGGTCTGGCGCCGGTGCTCGATGTCGTGCGCGACCCGCGATGGGGCAGGGTCGACGAGTGCATCGGCGAAGATCCCTATCTGGTGGGCACCGTCGGCACCGCGTACGTGCGCGGGCTGCAGGATGCGGGCGTTCACGCGACGCTCAAGCACTTTCTCGGCTACTCGGCGTCGACTTCCGGGCGCAACCACGCGCCGGTGCGGGCCGGATCGCGGGAGATCGCGGATGTCTTTCTGCCGCCCTTCGAGATGGCCATACTCGATGGCGGGGCCAGGTCGGTGATGAACTCGTACACCGACATCGACGGCGTGCCGATGGCCGCCAACGGCGAGTACTTCACCGAGCTGTTGCGTGAACGGCTGGGGTTCGATGGCGTCGTGGTCGCGGACTATTTCGCCGTGTCCTTTCTTGAGGTGATGCACGCTGTCGCGGCCAACCGTGGCGAGGCCGCGGCGCTCGCGCTCGAGGCCGGCATCGACATCGAGCTGCCGACGGGAGACGCCTACCTGCAACCGCTCGCCGATCGCATTCGTGCCGGTGATTTCGACGAGGCATACGTCGACCGGGCCGTGTTGCGTGCACTCACGCAGAAGGAGCAGCTGGGCCTTCTCGACGCCGATGCTTACGAAGACGACCCGCCGAGCGAGATAGATCTTGATTCGCCGCGTCACCGCGAATTGGCGCGCCGTCTCGCCGAGGAGTCTGTTGTGCTGTTGTCGAATGACGGTGTGCTGCCGCTCGGGGCACGCGAGAGCCCTCTGACGAAGCTTGCCGTCATCGGTCCCAACGCGCATCGCGCCGAGGCGCTGCAAGGCTGCTATTCCTTCGCCAACCACGTGCTCGCAGGGCATCCGGACCTGCCGCTCGGCTTCACGATTCCCACCGTGCTCGAGGCGCTTCCGGATGCGTTCGGTGCGGCTTCTCTCGCCATGCCGGAGATTGTTTACGCGGAGGGCTGCACCGTCGAGGACGACGATGAATCCGGATTCGCCGCGGCCGTGCAGGCTGCTGCCGCTGCCGAGCTCGCGATAGTCGTCGTCGGCGACCAAGCCGGACTTTTTGGTCGCGGCACCGTGGGCGAGGGCAACGACTCCGATTCGCTCGAACTGCCCGGCGTGCAGCGCCGACTCGTCGAGGCGGTCGTCGCGACAGGGACGCCCGTGGTCATGGTGATGCTGACGGGGCGCCCCTACGCCGTGGGCTGGGCGCTTGACGGTGCTGGCGCCAGGCCGAGCGCCGTGCTGCAGGCGTTCTTCCCGGGGGAGGGTGGCGGTCTCGCTATAGCGGACATCATCACCGGCCGGGTCAACCCCTCCGGGCGCCTGCCGGTTTCGATGCCTCGCTCGACCGGCGCGCAGCCGTACTCGTATCTGCACCCGATTCTGGGCGGCCCTTCCGATGTCACCGCCACCGATTCGACGCCGCTGCGCCCGTTCGGCTTCGGGCTCTCGTACACCTCTTTCGGCTACTCGGAGCTTGAGGTGCAGGCATCCACCCCCGCGGGCGGCGTCTTCAGCGCGTGCGTGACGGTGACCAACACGGGTCATACGCGCGGTTCGGACACCGTGCAGCTCTACGGTCACGATGTGCAGGGCAGCATCACGCGGCCGGTGGCGCAACTGCTCGGTTATGCACGTGTGCAGCTCGACGCTGGCGCGTCCGTGCGCCTGGAGTTCTCGGTGCCGACGACTCGATTCGCCTTCAGCGATCGTCGCATGGTCAAGATCGTGGAGCCGGGAGACGTTCAGGTGTGGGTCGCGTCGCACGCCGAGGCATCTGCGCGCGCGGACGCGGCAGACGCATCCGCCGGCGCGATTGTCAGTGAGCGACCAGCGACGGCCAGAACGATTGCCGGGTCTGCGACCCCCCGCGCGACTCTCTCGATCACCGGGCACGTGCACGAAGTGACGACGGCGGATCTGCGCGCGGTGAGCGTGCGCGCTCACGCGGGGGCGGTCGCCGTTCCGCAGTAG